The Carassius carassius chromosome 32, fCarCar2.1, whole genome shotgun sequence DNA window AAAGCTAATTATTTGTTGAGGGagtgaatttaatatttttgctgTTTCAGTTAATGTTAATGCTTGTTTTGGCCCACTGGTTTACAATATTTCACGTTTACAAACAAATGAAGACAAACTCACTTGATGTGACAGCGCTTTCCTCCCCAAGCCAGAAATTTACAGCATCAGGCTCTTTTCCTAAATTATAAGAATCCACATTTCACATTATACAGCCATTATCCAATCAAAGGCACGTCCAGGTAGATAACGAATGCAAAATGTGTGGACTTACCAAGTGCTTCACTCATCCAGGGGATGTGAGTCTGTACGTCTCCCGTCAGCTCCGGTAACTCCTCAGTTAGATTTGAGCATTGCTTCTGAACGTAAAACACACCACTGCACTTCACCTTCCCCTCAATGATATCCAGAAGAGTGCTAAAGGTCATCTGACGCTCCTCTGGCATCACAAAGCGATCCCCGTTCACGGCATCTGCATATCCATTTGGAGTGACAGCTACACTGATGACTTTAGAGCCCACTTTCTCTCTGCACAAATATGGAATGTTTAAATGTTAGAACTCTCAGGCTGATCTGATCATCTGATTGGCTCACCTGAGATAGGTGGGGTTCCATTTAGACAAAGCTGGCCAATCACTGAAGGCATTGCGAATGATGCAGGGCTTGTTGGGACCAATCCAATCACGATAAAACTGAAGTGGAGAGAGCGGCCCATCCAGGTATGGCACAGAATCATTAAGATAAAGCTCTAAGGAAGAGAAGACAACGATATCaatgatataaaaaatatttttgcacacacacacacacacaaaacccttACAGTAACATTGTTTGCGTAACGATTGAGCCCAATTTTATATACTTCTTTTAATTTTAAGGTAAGATATGACAATATGTTGTggtacagaaaatatttttttctgcaccaatataaataatttaacataaaaaaaatagtttgtaaaTATTCTATCTACAAATAGATAATTTTCAGGTAATAGAATATTTAcaaactatttatttatctatcattttaatgcttaattatatattttggtGCAGAAAAAAATATCTTCTGTACTcgtcttatgaatatatattgtAAGTGTCCAGATCTCAATAGACAGTATGTGAACTTACCCTGTGCTTCTTTAGGAAAATTTCTCAAGCATTCTTTAACTGCATCCATAACACTATCCACATGTTTCtataaaaataacttaataaCGTTACTGACTGGTGATTTTTCACATGCCTCCGTCAGCTCAAAATACTCATACTCATTTCCCATGCATGCCTACCTATTCATACAATATAATGaagtattaatgttttaaaatgataaGAGACAGCTCGCCTGTACTTTTCACATGTTTAACAGTTGTTAATGTTATGGCGTTTGTCTTCCGCTCATGCGCAAAAGTGACTGTTTtactagagttgtgacgttcgcgaacgaaccgattcttttgaacggctcataaacatgaacaatgggagccgagtcgcggctggaggggagccgttctttctgtcgttcttttttcctatgcgtgtttcacacagatgcacacaaatgagctcctccgcgagacagaacagttatagggggaggggcgcacccagcgcaggccaaccctttatagcgtgatgatattagttattagttgtgcatgttcattgcagcccactttgttattgttcattgacttgaaggggctgatgtcctatttgcaaagtttatagtagtaatagtatgtagtatgtagacatttccattttatttattctaattttatctactttaaatattttttgttttctatcaaatgttcttgt harbors:
- the jmjd7 gene encoding bifunctional peptidase and (3S)-lysyl hydroxylase JMJD7, producing MDAVKECLRNFPKEAQELYLNDSVPYLDGPLSPLQFYRDWIGPNKPCIIRNAFSDWPALSKWNPTYLREKVGSKVISVAVTPNGYADAVNGDRFVMPEERQMTFSTLLDIIEGKVKCSGVFYVQKQCSNLTEELPELTGDVQTHIPWMSEALGKEPDAVNFWLGEESAVTSMHKDHYENLYCVISGQKEFILLPPTDRPFIPYELYQPATYRQKEDDNFEIVDEEDSTKVPWIPLDPLNPDYDRYPSYRLAKPLLCTVKAGEMLYLPSLWFHHVRQSHGCIAVNFWYDMEYDIKYNYFQLVESLTNTVGSL